One region of Turicibacter bilis genomic DNA includes:
- a CDS encoding YgaP family membrane protein: MCVKNVGRMDAYVRISAGLMMVSLGIMKHKGWMAALGSMKVAEGITRYCPVLDALNLSTLSDEELLDEALGSCVIDIEEDDDDEFEELEHQCGCHHED, from the coding sequence ATGTGTGTAAAAAACGTTGGACGCATGGACGCTTATGTTCGAATTAGTGCCGGATTAATGATGGTTAGTTTAGGAATTATGAAGCATAAAGGATGGATGGCTGCACTTGGTAGTATGAAAGTTGCAGAGGGAATCACCCGTTATTGCCCCGTTTTAGATGCGCTTAATCTATCAACACTAAGTGATGAGGAATTATTAGACGAAGCACTTGGTAGTTGTGTAATTGACATCGAAGAAGATGATGACGATGAATTTGAAGAACTAGAACATCAATGCGGTTGTCATCATGAAGATTAA
- a CDS encoding CBS domain-containing protein, with protein MKVKQFMTDGIEALAPNETVLNASRLMKKYDIGSLPVIDESSQVIGIVTDRDIVVRVFADILPMNTKVEDIMTHPVHTIIETAEVGEAISLMANKQVRRLPVVDNNHKLVGMISLGDLAVHQLTDGRAEIALKEISEPNTNPNRDLEVDDFPL; from the coding sequence ATGAAAGTAAAACAATTTATGACAGATGGCATCGAAGCACTAGCACCTAATGAAACGGTTTTAAATGCTTCAAGGTTAATGAAAAAATATGATATTGGATCACTTCCGGTCATTGATGAATCATCACAAGTTATTGGGATTGTAACTGATCGTGACATTGTTGTTCGTGTATTTGCAGACATTCTCCCTATGAATACAAAAGTGGAAGATATAATGACCCATCCTGTTCATACAATTATAGAAACAGCTGAAGTTGGGGAAGCAATCTCTTTAATGGCCAATAAACAAGTTCGTCGCCTACCAGTTGTCGACAATAATCATAAATTAGTTGGAATGATTTCACTTGGTGATTTAGCAGTTCATCAACTAACTGATGGACGCGCTGAAATTGCTTTAAAAGAAATCTCTGAACCGAATACTAACCCAAATCGCGACTTAGAAGTTGATGATTTTCCATTATAA
- a CDS encoding YunC family protein, producing MLHVNKINIEGYDFLTYEVELPKTTLFIVSYEKVGYIMCAALDIDFFNNSEKLRARKIIAGRAEGVRSIEQLLEAPLAKVTVACDRLGIKPGMIGKDALVLMAKSLEK from the coding sequence GTGTTACATGTAAATAAAATTAATATTGAAGGTTACGATTTCTTAACTTATGAGGTAGAATTACCTAAAACGACATTATTTATTGTGTCTTATGAAAAAGTAGGATACATTATGTGTGCAGCACTAGATATTGATTTCTTTAATAACTCTGAAAAATTACGAGCTCGAAAAATTATTGCAGGACGTGCAGAGGGAGTTCGTAGTATTGAACAGCTTTTAGAAGCTCCATTAGCTAAAGTAACAGTGGCATGTGATAGGCTAGGAATTAAACCAGGTATGATAGGAAAAGATGCCTTAGTATTGATGGCAAAAAGTTTAGAAAAGTAA
- the glgB gene encoding 1,4-alpha-glucan branching protein GlgB produces MKPYCQFTEIDRYLFSEGTHKQLYKKFGAHVVQNENGDLGTYFCVYAPHAKAVSVVGDFNNWNGTHHEMIGDHGIWSLYIPKLKSGETYKYEITTSWGAKILKADPYAFYAEHRPHTASVVYDIEDFEWTDEVWVESRKQSNIFEQPLNIYELHLGSWRRGEDLVEAENFHSYAEIVDDLIEYVLEHSYTHIEVMPLYEHPFDGSWGYQATGYYAASSRYGEPKDLMMFINRCHEAGIGVIMDWVPGHFCRDAHGLYQFDGEPVYEYPFADAAISEWGTANFDLAKGEVRSFLISNALFWMKYYHVDGFRVDAVANMIYWGGNKDRGENHGAIEFLKRLNTALFAEDDKLLMIAEDSTSYPLVTAPVSVGGLGFSYKWNMGWMNDTLDYIELDNIYRPYHHNYITFAMAYAYSENFILPFSHDEVVHGKKSLVDKAPGDYWQKMAQFRLLCTYQMTLPGKKLNFMANEIAQFHEWKDKEQVDWHLLKYPAHDASNRYIKDLNKTYLNDAAFWELDHSFEGFEWIDVNNNEQSMFSYIRKAKNPDDFVVVVLNFKPVAYHQYRVGVPMEGEYVEILNSDRDYYHGSNQYNGLPLSSQEGVTHGKPYFVEMTIPPFGAVILKYQAKPLKEDVLLDEKEDVLLDEKEDVEIVLEEDVININID; encoded by the coding sequence ATGAAGCCGTATTGTCAATTTACTGAGATTGATCGATATCTTTTTAGTGAAGGAACACATAAACAACTTTATAAGAAATTTGGTGCTCATGTCGTTCAGAATGAGAATGGAGATTTAGGAACTTATTTTTGTGTGTATGCACCACATGCAAAAGCTGTATCCGTTGTTGGTGATTTTAATAATTGGAATGGAACTCATCATGAAATGATTGGAGATCATGGAATCTGGTCGCTATATATTCCAAAATTAAAATCTGGTGAAACATATAAATATGAAATTACAACTTCATGGGGGGCAAAAATCCTTAAAGCTGATCCATATGCTTTCTATGCTGAGCATCGTCCACATACTGCATCAGTCGTTTATGATATTGAAGATTTTGAATGGACAGATGAGGTTTGGGTGGAATCACGTAAACAATCTAATATCTTCGAACAGCCACTTAACATTTATGAATTACATTTAGGATCATGGCGCCGAGGTGAAGATTTAGTTGAGGCAGAAAACTTCCATAGTTATGCAGAAATTGTTGACGATTTAATTGAGTATGTACTTGAACATAGTTATACGCATATTGAGGTAATGCCACTTTATGAGCATCCATTCGATGGATCATGGGGATATCAAGCAACTGGTTATTATGCAGCAAGTAGCCGTTATGGTGAACCGAAAGATTTAATGATGTTTATTAACCGTTGTCATGAAGCAGGAATTGGTGTAATTATGGATTGGGTTCCAGGTCATTTTTGTCGTGATGCACATGGATTATATCAATTTGACGGTGAACCTGTTTATGAATATCCATTTGCAGATGCCGCAATTTCTGAATGGGGAACAGCAAATTTTGATTTAGCAAAAGGTGAAGTCCGAAGCTTTTTAATTTCAAATGCATTATTTTGGATGAAATATTATCATGTCGATGGTTTTCGTGTCGATGCTGTTGCTAACATGATTTATTGGGGCGGAAATAAAGATCGAGGTGAGAATCATGGAGCCATCGAGTTTTTAAAACGATTAAATACAGCACTCTTTGCTGAAGATGATAAATTATTAATGATTGCTGAAGATTCAACAAGTTATCCATTAGTAACAGCTCCGGTATCAGTGGGAGGATTAGGATTTAGTTATAAATGGAACATGGGATGGATGAATGACACACTAGATTACATTGAGTTAGATAATATATATCGTCCATATCATCATAATTACATCACCTTTGCGATGGCCTATGCTTATAGTGAGAACTTCATTTTACCATTTTCACATGATGAAGTTGTACACGGTAAAAAGTCATTAGTAGATAAAGCACCAGGAGACTATTGGCAAAAGATGGCTCAGTTTAGATTATTGTGCACGTATCAAATGACCTTACCTGGGAAAAAACTTAATTTTATGGCCAATGAGATTGCGCAGTTCCATGAGTGGAAAGATAAAGAACAAGTTGATTGGCATTTATTAAAATATCCTGCGCATGATGCATCGAATCGTTACATTAAAGATTTAAATAAAACATATTTAAATGATGCAGCATTCTGGGAATTAGATCACTCATTTGAAGGATTTGAGTGGATTGATGTTAATAATAATGAGCAAAGTATGTTCTCATATATTCGTAAAGCAAAAAATCCAGATGATTTTGTAGTCGTTGTATTAAACTTTAAACCTGTGGCATATCATCAATATCGAGTAGGTGTTCCAATGGAAGGGGAATATGTAGAGATTTTAAATAGTGATCGTGATTATTATCATGGATCAAATCAATATAATGGTTTACCTTTAAGCTCACAAGAAGGAGTCACTCATGGAAAGCCTTATTTTGTTGAAATGACTATTCCACCTTTTGGAGCGGTTATCTTAAAATATCAAGCCAAACCTTTAAAAGAAGACGTTTTATTAGATGAAAAAGAAGACGTTTTATTAGATGAAAAAGAGGATGTTGAAATTGTATTAGAGGAAGATGTTATAAACATTAACATCGATTAG
- a CDS encoding glucose-1-phosphate adenylyltransferase, which translates to MAVNVVAMILAGGKGTRLKELTIHRPKPAVSFAGKYRLIDFVLSNCTNSGIDQVGVLTQYEPLELNSYIGEGSSWDLDVHGASVTVMGPYTSRDYGFLWQGGTAEAVILNMPFVEQHNPDYLLVLSADHIYKMDYQKLIDYHIEKKSELTISTIRVLEEDTNRFGMLKVDDQNRVVEFEEKPKQTDSRLASMGVYVFSWQKFKEDIAHKYYKHLYDGVDFAQDVIPHFIDVDCAVYAYEYEGYWRDVGTVEGYWKAHMDLLDPENDLNLHDYSWPIFSKTPNLPPHHILKGAKVHNAWLNEGSMIFGEVHNSIIGHRCVVQERSIVEKSVILTNAYIEHDCHISYAIIGDEVIIPAHTDIQGDENHIILVTNDNLEEILENQGRGDE; encoded by the coding sequence ATGGCCGTTAACGTTGTTGCTATGATATTAGCGGGAGGAAAAGGAACTCGCTTAAAAGAATTAACCATTCATCGTCCCAAACCTGCTGTTTCATTTGCGGGAAAGTATCGCTTAATTGATTTTGTATTAAGTAATTGTACGAATTCAGGGATTGATCAAGTAGGGGTTTTAACACAGTATGAACCATTAGAGTTAAATAGTTATATTGGAGAAGGTAGTTCATGGGACTTAGATGTACATGGGGCCTCTGTCACAGTGATGGGGCCTTATACCTCTCGTGATTACGGCTTTTTATGGCAAGGTGGAACAGCAGAAGCTGTGATTTTAAATATGCCATTTGTTGAGCAGCATAATCCAGACTATTTATTAGTTTTATCTGCTGATCATATTTATAAGATGGATTATCAAAAATTAATCGATTATCATATTGAGAAAAAATCTGAATTAACGATTTCAACCATTCGTGTGCTAGAAGAAGATACGAATCGATTTGGAATGTTAAAGGTTGATGATCAAAACCGTGTGGTTGAGTTTGAAGAAAAGCCAAAGCAAACGGATAGTCGCTTAGCTTCTATGGGGGTGTATGTGTTCAGTTGGCAAAAGTTTAAGGAGGATATTGCTCATAAATACTATAAGCATCTTTATGATGGGGTTGATTTTGCTCAAGATGTGATTCCTCATTTTATTGATGTTGATTGTGCGGTATATGCCTATGAGTACGAGGGTTATTGGCGCGATGTCGGGACAGTTGAGGGCTACTGGAAAGCACATATGGATTTATTAGATCCTGAAAATGATTTGAATTTACACGATTATAGTTGGCCAATCTTCTCAAAAACTCCTAACTTACCTCCACATCATATTCTAAAAGGTGCAAAAGTTCATAATGCTTGGCTAAATGAAGGAAGTATGATTTTTGGTGAGGTACATAACTCGATTATCGGGCATCGTTGCGTCGTTCAGGAACGTTCGATTGTAGAAAAGAGTGTCATTTTAACGAACGCTTATATTGAACATGATTGTCATATTAGTTATGCCATTATTGGCGATGAAGTTATTATTCCAGCTCATACTGATATTCAAGGGGATGAAAATCATATTATATTAGTGACTAATGATAATTTGGAAGAAATTCTTGAGAATCAAGGTAGGGGGGATGAATAA